ATTCAGCCCtggaaaaaagcctccaactgtttgcCCTATCTATATCCCAAattattttataaacttctatcaggtcgcccctcagcctccatctctcgagggagaacaatcccagtttattcaatctctccgcatagctaacaccctccataacgtaaaccttttctgcactctctccaaagcctcctccacgtccttctactagtgtggtgaccagaattggtcaCAGAGTTCCAAATATGCTTTGCCACCATTTCCACCTATGCTGCTACTTTTAATGATCCGAGAACCTGCACGCCAAGATCTCTCGTAGTCTTTATGCTccagatggttctgccatttattttatagctcccacctgaattggatctaccaaacgcatcacctcacatttgtatgggttaaattccatctgctatttctctgcccaattttacaGCCTCTATGACAGTCTTCATCAGTATccccaaacttgctaatcagaccgtgatttcttccaagtcattacaACAAAccaaggtcccagtactgatctctGCAGAAcattagttacagacctccattcgtaAAAACACCATCCCACTACTaccctgtcttctatggccaagccagttctgaatccatccaactagtccctgaccccatgtgatttaatcttttgcaccagcctgctctGAATGAccgtatcaaatgctttactaaagtccatgtcgataacatccacagcccttccctcgtcaatcatgtGGCACCTCCAAAAACTCAAgttgagacatgacctccctcgtacaaaactatGTCACTAATAAGATCATTCACTTCCATCTGTGCagagattctgggtgggattctctcagcccaggccagagaatcgccgggccatGTGCGAATTGCGTGACaccaccccgccgattctctggagcATCGGCACCAGTTGGggggccactacgcagcccccaccccggattctccacccgggatgggccgagcaactGTAAAAAAATCTGAATCCCACCGGCACTGTCCATGTGTGGCCTTACCCAGTGGGACCGCGGCATGCATCCATCagagggtggcctggtggggggctcCCTTACCCAGTGGGACCTCGGCATGCATCCATCagagggtggcctggtggggggctcCCTTACCCAGTGGGACCTCAGCATGCATCCATCagagggtggcctggtggggggctcCCTTACCCAGTGGGACCTCGGCATGCATCCATCAGAGGGTGGCCTGGTGTGGGGCTCCCTTACCCAGTGGGACCTCGGCATGCATCCATCAGAGGGTGGCTCCCTTACCCAGTGGGACCTCGGCATGCAGCCATCAGAGGGTggcttggtgggggtggggggctccgaCCCGGATGGGGGTACCTCCgttgtggtctggcccgcgatcggtaggcCAGGGGCCTCTTCTGTTCAGcggtggcccctgtagccctacaccaccCTACGCTATGTTGCGTCGGGGACAGCGCGgaaaagggagccactgcacaatCGTGCTGGTCGCACTGCGCAGACCTGTGGCGCccctttgacgccggtatcggcagatggagcagcgtgggtcactccagtgctgtgtgctggcccctgtaggggtcagaaatcgctgctcctgggggcatgcggacgctgtcgtgaaacgcggtggcgtttacaatggcgtcaacagTTGCCctcaagatcagagaatcccaccccctatctgagaatttttccaacaatttcattaTCAATaacgttaaactcactggcctataattacctggattatccttgcaacccttcttaaataacggtacaacattggctatcctccaatcatttgggatctcacctgtggccaaagaTGACAGGTTTCTGTTAGacgcccagcgatttcatctgtCTCCCGcaataatctgggatagatgccatctggccctggtgataTGTCTACCGTAAAGCTTTTTCACACAGAACATGTCCTCCCTCGTAGTAACAACCTGTTCTTTCCCACATCCCTttggacaccaccaatcaacgtgccCCTCTCCTTTgcaaataccgatgcaaaatactcaaggacctcacctacttgaaaatgaaatgaaaatcgcttatcgtcacgagtaggcttcaatgaagttactgtgaaaagcccctagtcgccacattcttgcacctgcccagggaggctggtacaggaatcgaaccgtgttgctggcctgctttaaaagccagcgatttagcccagtgtgctaaaccagcctctttgcTTCTACACATAAATTTCCTTCCTTTAAGTATCTGTTCTTCAGCTTCCCATGGACTGTTGGAAGGCCTGCAGTACTCCCCCATCCTGCTCGAGTTCAATGCTTTTATTTCTGAAGGCAGAGGTGCACATTTATATTAGTGTATTGTCAGGAACACATTCAAGAACTACACTGCACAAAATGGAGGTCAATTCTTATTTTTTGgcgatttaatttttaaaaatgcaatgaacAGCCATATGTTTAGTAGAAAAtgcatttttttctttataaatttccacAACCCTCTTCTCTAATAAGTCGGAGTTAGCAGCCCAATATTCTTCAATTTCTTTATTAAAAGTAAACTTCATCTCCCAGTTATGAGCCCACCGTGGTCTTTCCCACACCCATTTTGAGCATATCAAACAAAACTCCAAAACATACTTGACACAAGATAAAATCCTACACAATGCACTGAACAAAACCTCAGTAATGCGATAAATGAAGCTTTATTTCAGCCCCAACTGCAGGATAACTCGTTTAGTGTAACTCACTTGCTAGCAACAAGACCAGTCAAATGGGACCATTTGGGAAAAGCCACCTTTTAACAACTCAGGAAATACATGTGGACGTATTCAGGGTTCACGTCCATTGTGGCATCATGCACCTGACATTTgccaaagtgttttttttaaactgaattaaAATCAGCTGACTTTCTCCTACCAATTCTGAAGTGGGATCAAATTAAAACTTAAGTCTCCATGAGGTGTATTTTGAAAGTTTCAGCTGATCCCAAATTCAAATTTATGTTGTAAATCAGTTCTCCAGGAACACCAAATTTTTTCTCCACTTTCATAGAAAGGGTACAAGATACTGTTTTTCTTTAGATatactaattttatttttttttaaattgtatatatatatagctcCATTGAAAAGGTACATTTTACAAATTTACCCCCCCATAAATCTTGATACTGGCCTCCAAGTTTATTCTTAGGGAATTcaggtttgtttttttaaagtgttaCCATCGTTTTTAATTAACAAGCATTTTAAACAAAGACAGTAGATTCCACTTGCCAGTTTCTTGTATAGAAAATGTATTGAATATAGAATAGAACTTGGGAAATTACTCAGGAGGCAGCTGCACAGAAGATCCCATTAAAAGCAAAATTTGGTTTAaactcactggggggggggggacacacataAACATAAGAATTTGTTTTTGCAAACCGCTCGAGTTGATGCACTGCTGACCAAATGGCACAGCAGAATTGTTAAGGGGGCAAAATATCAGCAGACCTGGAAGGATGATCAACAGCCTCGTGTGtggtttgttttgggggggggggggggagaagagaagagaaagagacagacgaGCTAGAAACAAaccatgcattaaaaaaaattagcCATAATTTAATGGCCAGGACCAGGCTTCCTCCAGAGTGGAAGGTTGTGTCGGATTTTGCACCGTACACATTTGGCAAAAAGTTTCCGGAGATCCGGAGGGCTAACTCATTTAAAAGTAAGGCAATGGCACCCCTCGACAAAAAGAGGGTCAGACCCAATTTTCAGTCAATTAAAAATACTGTACAGAACCCTCCTGCCCAGTTTCGGTTCAAGGTTGTAAACAAAACACGCAGGAAGATCAGGACGGCGGGGGAAAAAAAACCACTTGTATAAAACACAAGTCAAAATTACTTCAACATCCCTGCAAAGGCAGAGGTTTAAAAATgtgaatggggatggggggggggggggggggggggggggcgaaggggaacgtgcaccccaaccccaaaataaACCAGATTTCAAATGTACAACAGAAACAAAAAGGCCAGGATCTGTACAGACTAAAAATATTTACAGGTATGTACACACGTTAATATATCTATATAATAATATCCACATATTTATATAGTCCACAGTTCAATCAGCACTTTCTGACGGTCCCCGCCCCGGTTTGTACAGTTCATtctctttgaggagctggaggttTTGGGCTCGGAGTCTCTCCATCTCCCGCTCCAGCTCGCTCAGCCGGctctcgctggcggcgggatcggcgcctCGGGCAGCCGCCGCCCTCACGCCGTCCGGCCGGCCCCGCAGGCGGTTGTTCTCGTCCTCCAGCCGCGACAGGCACTTCTCCAGCTCCAGGTACTCGCGGATCAGCTCCTGCTTGGTCATGTTCTGCAGGCTCTCGGCGTGGTAGCGCTCGTAGGTCTCGGAGAAGTCGCGCCGCAGGAACTCGCCGCCGCCGTCGCCGCCCATGCCGTCGCTGCCgctgtcctgctgctcctcctcgtccgcctcctcctcctcctcgctgctCTCGTCCGCCTTGGCGGCGCGCCGGGGGCAGACGCCCGGCCccccgccgcctcctcctcctcctcctggcccTCCCCCGGTGTTGAGGTCGGGCTCCTCCTGGTTGTGCTCCTCCATCAGGAACTGGGTGGTGTTGTAAGGAGCCACCGTGAAGCCCTTGGCGAACATCTCGGCGCGGGTCTTGGCCGCCCGCACGCTCTCCCGCTCGTCCAGCTTCTTCTTCTCCTCCCACGACAGCTTGAAGTAGGGCTTCCAGCGACGCTTCTTCTTGGACGGCCGCCGCCGGTGCCGCTTcttacccccgccccctcctgcgCCGCCGACCCCGCCTCCTGTCTCGGCGTCGCCGGGCGCCGCTCGCCCTCTGCCGTCCGCAGCCGGTCGCTGCCGCTCTTCCTCCCCGGGCTGAGGAGCAGCGCTCGGAGACACCGTCCCGACCGCCCCCGGCTCCTGCTGCTGGCTTCGCTCCGCCATCCGTCCCATGAAGTTGGCCGAGGGCGCTGACAAGAGGGGCTCGCTCATCCTGACCCTTCCCCCTCGGAGCGGGTCGAGCGCGAGttgtttatcttttttttttcctttgcctGCCTCGCTCGACAGGGGGAAGCAACTGGCTTCTCTCcccgcctctccctcccctggGCACCAACACAACCTCCTCTCACTTCTCAACTGCTGCTGCTCGCACCCGGGGCGGCCTTTATATAGAAAACGCCAGCCGCCACTACGCATGTCCACCCGCCGCGCTAGCCCTGACGGGATCTGTAGTCCGCCGCCTCCGCACCCGCCGCGCCAACCGCCCGGTGACGGACTACAGAGCCCCACAAGCCATTGCTCGAATGCAGCCGCCCGCCCAATTGCGCCGACCCTCTTCGtctcaccccccccgcccactaCAACAACGACGGAAGGCCCGCCTCCGCTGCACGCCGATTGCTCTTCCGATCCAGCGTCGGAATGTTGCCTGCGCGTCGCCGACCTGTGATTGGCTGATGCCCCTGTCACTCGCCGGCACGTGCCCGGGAACCGTTTCTTCAACGCCCTCGGGTTTGAATCGAAGTGAGGTATCCCTGCGCCGGGTACTAAGGCGACTGTGCCACTCTTGTTGCCGAGGGAGGTCATTAGAAGCTTCAAAAGTCAAAAATGTGTTTGAGTGCGTTACTGATGTATACCCTTTGTGGAATTCGTTCAAATTAGCAGTAAAATAATATATTATCATTGTCAGTGCCCATTTTCCTTCGATTACCGATTATGTTACGAAAGGTGTGCTGAGTATACCCCTATCTGAAGAGTAAATTGATCGAAAGAGTCACGTAGCAGCTGTGAACAGAGTGAAGCGTTTGTTTGGCTGGGGGCAGATTCATGGCGGTTAATTCCCGGGCGCAAAGATTCTTTTTTTGATTATAAAACCCCCATCTCCCAGTCAGCAAGGCTACAAAGTGGGACTTGTATAGCCACCGCCGCCGCATTGCGCGGCACTTTGTTGTGGCGGAAGGACATTCAatgtgggtgggaaggggggtcgGAGGGGCGAAGCAATCGATCGGTCTTAAACCATCAGAATTCTCTATATAAAAACAAATGCCCGCCGTGTAAAAATGCTGCACGGAGCTGCCCACAAAACAAAATGGAGGATCCATAGCGTTTAATAaaaaccacctcacttggcccgGGCAGTTCCACTCAGACCGCGTTGTGTCCTTGTGTTGGTTTCCGAGTCGGAGCGCCTGGAGCGGGCGGGTGGACGCCGCAAGCGGAGGGCCTCGCACGGGCCTAGCGATACCTGGGGGGAGCACAACCGACACTTACTAATTCATGCCCTGTTCCCAAATGATTGATTTTTAAATTGTAATCCATGGTACTACTACATATAATTTTCTTTACATTTCCAACCTAGTTTCTTTACTGGCGATGTTCCAaatcgggggtgggtggggggttctgGGAATTTAATCTGGATATCCAAATACTTCCCTAAATCCAGAAAATAAGATCACGTACTCTACTGTATTGGCCTGTGAGGAAAGTCTCATTTTCGGCGTTATGTTTGTGTCTTGTCAAGTTTACTTTCACCACCTTCGATAACGCCTCATTGCCATTTTTGGGACACTGCTGTGTGAGACAAATGGCATTCACAGCAAGATGCAATCTTACCAACACAGCCATGCATTTAGAGTAGAGGCATGCAAGTTATCAAATTGAGGGGCTTTGGTCGAAATTAACTGCGAACATAAATTCATTGATCACACCTTTTTACGCCTTAAATTCAGCTTTATCTGCTGTACTCGAGTATTGCAAACTAGAGGTGCCTTCTCTCAGAAACAGTTTAAAGACATTTTCTTTTTAAGCTTTGTAGACGAATTGCACAGTTCTGCATCAAAAACAATTAACAAGGTTGACTAACGTTTGTAAATGAATAAGCTAAAGCTAGCAGGACATGACAGGAAGAGAAGAATGATATGACACCATGTTGTATATTTGTATATTGTCCATGGAGAGTAGCAAGCAGTTGAATATATTTTTCAAGAGTGCAAAACTATTATGGGGTGAGGGCAAAAGGAGTTAGATGACACTACCCTCCCAATTTGTGCGTATGACCGAACCCTGGGAATATGTAATAAAAACATCAACACAGTTTAAGGGATGTTTTCCTTTTAGTATATAATTTTTTtgtgtgtgagtggggtattCAAATTCATCATCCATTATAGTTAACATTTCATTTAACATGGTATAGATTAACACATTTGCCTTGTAGGTTTATGCTGTAAAAGCAACATCACTTATTTTCTAGACAGTGTAAATGACAtattttcaaatgatcacaaataCTACTTCACATAACAAAATTATTGCATTCATGTTTTTTTTAttatgtttattgcccatcccagtatatgaacattttaaaaataatgtttcCTGCATAATGTGAATCCCTTCCCTGGTATCTATTGGAATGACTCGAAGTAAAAATAATAACTCATGCAAAATTAGAcagttttgagctgcaggtacgaACGCTGAGAAGA
The DNA window shown above is from Scyliorhinus canicula chromosome 19, sScyCan1.1, whole genome shotgun sequence and carries:
- the LOC119954242 gene encoding protein HEXIM1-like gives rise to the protein MSEPLLSAPSANFMGRMAERSQQQEPGAVGTVSPSAAPQPGEEERQRPAADGRGRAAPGDAETGGGVGGAGGGGGKKRHRRRPSKKKRRWKPYFKLSWEEKKKLDERESVRAAKTRAEMFAKGFTVAPYNTTQFLMEEHNQEEPDLNTGGGPGGGGGGGGGPGVCPRRAAKADESSEEEEEADEEEQQDSGSDGMGGDGGGEFLRRDFSETYERYHAESLQNMTKQELIREYLELEKCLSRLEDENNRLRGRPDGVRAAAARGADPAASESRLSELEREMERLRAQNLQLLKENELYKPGRGPSESAD